AGATAATTATGTGCAATTAAAAGTAGGAGATAAAGTGAGAATAGCAGGAGAATATGCCGAAAGTTATCCTGTACAAATCTTTGCAAAACGAATTTTAAAAGAAGAATAAGATGTCTAAGTTTCATAAATTAAAAGTACTGGAAGTAAAGAAAGAAACGAATGATTCCGTTTCGGTATCCTTTGATGTTCCTAATGAACTATATGAAACGTTTAATTTCAAAGCAGGACAATATGTAACTTTAAAGTTTATATTAAACGGAGAAGAAGCAAGACGCTCTTATTCCTTATGTAGCAGTCCAGTATTGGAAGAACCTTTAAAAGTAGGAGTAAAGCGCGTAAAAAAAGGATTGGTATCAAATCATATTAATGATAATTTAAATTCAGGAGATATAGTTGAAGTGATGGCTCCTGATGGACGTTTTTTTGCGGATGTTCAAAAAGAAAACTATAAGACCTACTATTTATTTGCTGCCGGAAGTGGAATTACTCCAATACTTTCTATTTTAAGAACAGTATTACTAACAGAAGAGAATAGCTACGTAAACATGATTTATGGGAATAGAAACCAAGAGACCATTATGTTTAAAGAAGAACTAGAAGCTTTGAAAAAAGAATTTCCTGAAAGGTTTGCCTTGGTGCATACTTTAAGTAAGCCAAAAAGCAGTTTTTGGTCGTCTAAAAATAAAATGGAGTACCGAAAAGGAAGAGTAGATAAAGAAGCTATAGAGTGGTTTGTTAATGAATTTCCACCTTATGCACAAAATACCGAATACTTTATTTGTGGGCCAGGTAGTATGATTGAAAA
The sequence above is a segment of the Tenacibaculum sp. 190130A14a genome. Coding sequences within it:
- a CDS encoding ferredoxin--NADP reductase — encoded protein: MSKFHKLKVLEVKKETNDSVSVSFDVPNELYETFNFKAGQYVTLKFILNGEEARRSYSLCSSPVLEEPLKVGVKRVKKGLVSNHINDNLNSGDIVEVMAPDGRFFADVQKENYKTYYLFAAGSGITPILSILRTVLLTEENSYVNMIYGNRNQETIMFKEELEALKKEFPERFALVHTLSKPKSSFWSSKNKMEYRKGRVDKEAIEWFVNEFPPYAQNTEYFICGPGSMIENTQKILQSIDVPDSRIFIESFGGGTIEETIEAIENAHLTANLDGEIIKVSISKGKTILRTLLDNKYDPPYSCEGGVCSSCMCKLNKGEVFMKKNLALSEEDVKEGYILSCQSVPLTPDIEIAFE